In Mercurialis annua linkage group LG6, ddMerAnnu1.2, whole genome shotgun sequence, the following are encoded in one genomic region:
- the LOC126687608 gene encoding uncharacterized protein LOC126687608 — MVSAFTLVTAVESWRKGLPSIALYDKSISTTLNHVGVKPIHAWNVAAVAKHVWNIVTLKATLWARWVIDNKLKRMSFWGICKPTDCSWSWNNLLKIRGDIIDYFEYNLGCGDRFSFWHDPWPDGKALKNRFPSVNIQDSEIPKDAKVNSLWRNGDWKLPDPIDEETQNAWDFVTKNFKVKDNEEDRVRWKICRNGKFYVKSLFEKMNGAHNSVIWHNLIWFPGHIPKFSFIAWLCLKRRILTKDKLVKWKVIDSDTCSLCGCEPENIDHLFFKCCFFERIWSTVLDIMGYRRKGMSWSREISFLIRRTSGRSKESRIKKLWFTTAVYYIWISRNDAIFNHKVTNPDLVFKQMKSVVEMRKILLAC; from the exons ATGGTTAGTGCCTTTACGCTCGTCACGGCGGttgagtcgtggaggaaaggtctccccAGTATCGCGTTGTACGACAAGTCGATTTCTACGACACTAAACCatgtag GTGTGAAACCTATTCATGCTTGGAATGTGGCAGCAGTGGCTAAGCATGTCTGGAATATTGTCACTTTGAAAGCTACTTTATGGGCTAGATGGGTCATAGACAATAAGCTCAAGAGAATGAGTTTTTGGGGGATCTGCAAGCCTACAGATTGCTCCTGGTCCTGGAACAACTTATTGAAGATCAGAGGAGACATTATTGATTATTTTGAGTATAACCTGGGATGTGGTGATAGGTTTTCCTTTTGGCATGATCCATGGCCTGATGGAAAAGCTTTGAAGAATAGATTTCCATCTGTTAACATCCAAGACTCAGAGATCCCCAAGGATGCTAAAGTCAATAGTCTGTGGAGAAATGGGGATTGGAAGCTCCCTGATCCAATAGATGAAGAAACACAGAATGCTTGGGATTTTGTGACTAAGAACTTTAAAGTTAAAGATAATGAAGAAGATAGAGTAAGATGGAAGATTTGCAGGAATGGGAAGTTTTATGTGAAGAGTCTGTTTGAGAAAATGAATGGGGCTCATAACTCAGTAATCTGGCACAATCTGATCTGGTTCCCTGGGCATATTCCTAAATTCTCCTTCATTGCTTGGCTTTGTTTAAAGAGAAGAATTCTGACTAAAGATAAACTTGTGAAGTGGAAAGTTATAGACTCAGATACTTGTAGTCTTTGTGGGTGTGAACCTGAAAACATTGATCATCTGTTTTTCAAGTGCTGTTTCTTTGAAAGAATCTGGAGTACTGTGCTTGATATTATGGGATACAGAAGGAAAGGGATGAGTTGGAGCAGGGAGATTAGCTTTCTTATAAGAAGAACCTCAGGAAGATCTAAAGAGTCCAGGATCAAAAAGCTCTGGTTCACTACTGCAGTCTATTATATCTGGATCTCCAGGAATGATGCCATTTTTAATCATAAAGTTACCAATCCTGATTTGGTCTTTAAGCAGATGAAAAGTGTAGTTGAAATGAGGAAAAT CCTGCTAGCCTGTTAG